A single window of Sporosarcina sp. FSL W7-1349 DNA harbors:
- a CDS encoding ribonucleoside-diphosphate reductase subunit alpha → MTRLIEKSTVPTVMNELQNEFGTDAIEPLALASKRWQRQHPAGDESEWTKAMILEALSLLDEAAPYWTYVAARLYLKEAYRQQKELRGVDVYSNFAEHVARLVRQGLYTADLLENYDPNDLAAIGKLIEPERDKLFTYIGLKTLMDRYIAVDFDKQPVELPQERWLIIAMTLMQNETVDRLEKVAEAYWAMSELYMTVATPTLANAGKPNGQLSSCFIDTVDDSLQGIYDSNTDIANLSKYGGGIGVYMGKVRARGSSIRGFKGASSGVLPWIKQLNNTAVSVDQLGQRQGAIAVYLDVWHQDIVTFLDLKLNNGDERLRAHDIFTGVCLPDLFMEQVEKRGEWYLFDPHEVRTVMGYSLEDFYDETKGAGSFRDKYEECVNHPKLTKETIPAIEIMKRIMRSQLETGTPFMFYRDEVNRTNPNRHEGMIYSSNLCSEIMQNMSPTKFESVALEDDLVVTRSKPGDFVVCNLSSINLGKAIPANVLDRLIRIQVRMLDNVIDLNEIPVVQAQRTNARYRGIGLGTFGWHHLLALENIQWESEEAVEYADRLYEKIAYATIQASMELAREKGAYPLFRGSDWQSGDYFVKRGYDSSAWRELRIEVAAYGVRNGYLMAVAPNSSTSVIAGSTASIDPVFKPFYHEEKKDYKLPVIAPDLNHHTYDVYRRSAYIVDQRWSIKQNAARQRHIDQSISFNLYVPNNIRASVLLGLHLQAWQSGMKTTYYTRSTASDIEECEWCHS, encoded by the coding sequence ATGACAAGATTAATTGAAAAAAGTACCGTTCCCACAGTGATGAATGAACTGCAAAATGAATTTGGCACCGACGCTATTGAACCCTTGGCCCTTGCCAGTAAGAGATGGCAACGGCAACACCCGGCCGGGGATGAATCCGAGTGGACAAAAGCGATGATTTTAGAGGCGCTTAGTTTACTCGACGAAGCTGCCCCGTATTGGACGTACGTGGCGGCCCGCCTTTATTTGAAAGAAGCGTACAGGCAACAGAAAGAATTGCGCGGTGTCGACGTATACTCTAATTTTGCCGAACATGTAGCCCGCTTGGTGCGGCAAGGTTTGTACACGGCCGACCTTCTCGAGAATTACGATCCGAATGACTTAGCGGCAATCGGCAAGCTGATTGAGCCAGAACGGGATAAACTGTTTACCTACATAGGATTGAAAACGTTGATGGATCGGTATATAGCAGTGGATTTCGACAAACAACCTGTCGAGCTTCCTCAAGAGCGATGGCTCATCATCGCGATGACATTAATGCAGAATGAAACGGTCGATCGCTTGGAGAAAGTGGCTGAAGCCTATTGGGCGATGAGCGAATTGTACATGACCGTAGCGACGCCGACGTTAGCGAATGCCGGCAAACCGAATGGACAACTATCCAGCTGCTTCATCGATACCGTGGATGATTCCTTGCAAGGAATTTATGATAGCAATACTGACATAGCTAATTTATCCAAATATGGGGGCGGCATTGGCGTCTATATGGGGAAAGTTCGGGCTCGCGGCTCGTCTATCCGGGGATTCAAGGGAGCATCGAGCGGTGTACTGCCGTGGATCAAACAATTGAATAATACGGCTGTCAGCGTGGATCAATTAGGGCAGCGCCAAGGGGCTATTGCTGTATATCTTGATGTATGGCACCAAGATATAGTGACGTTCCTTGACTTGAAGCTGAATAACGGAGACGAGCGGTTGCGAGCCCATGACATTTTTACAGGGGTTTGTTTGCCGGATCTGTTCATGGAGCAGGTCGAAAAGCGGGGAGAGTGGTATTTGTTCGATCCGCATGAAGTTCGCACGGTGATGGGGTATTCCTTGGAGGATTTTTATGATGAAACGAAAGGTGCTGGGTCGTTTCGTGATAAGTACGAGGAATGTGTAAATCACCCGAAATTAACGAAAGAAACCATACCGGCAATTGAAATTATGAAACGCATTATGCGCAGTCAGCTCGAAACGGGGACGCCTTTCATGTTTTATCGTGACGAGGTAAACCGCACGAATCCAAATCGGCATGAGGGGATGATCTATTCCTCTAATCTTTGTTCGGAAATCATGCAAAATATGAGTCCGACAAAGTTTGAATCAGTTGCATTGGAAGATGATCTTGTCGTCACCCGATCAAAACCAGGTGATTTTGTTGTTTGTAATTTATCTTCCATTAACCTTGGAAAGGCAATCCCAGCAAACGTGTTGGACCGTTTGATCCGCATTCAAGTCCGCATGCTAGACAATGTCATTGATTTGAATGAAATTCCAGTCGTTCAAGCGCAGCGGACCAATGCACGCTATCGCGGAATCGGTCTTGGTACATTTGGCTGGCACCACCTATTGGCATTGGAAAACATCCAGTGGGAATCGGAGGAAGCTGTTGAGTACGCTGACCGTCTTTATGAAAAGATTGCGTATGCGACGATTCAAGCATCAATGGAACTGGCAAGAGAAAAAGGAGCTTATCCACTATTTAGAGGTTCGGATTGGCAATCAGGCGATTATTTTGTGAAGCGCGGCTATGATTCAAGCGCTTGGCGGGAGCTGCGAATTGAGGTGGCGGCATATGGCGTGCGAAACGGCTACTTAATGGCCGTAGCGCCGAACAGTTCGACATCAGTGATTGCTGGCTCCACGGCATCAATCGATCCGGTCTTTAAACCGTTCTATCATGAGGAAAAGAAGGATTATAAGTTGCCGGTCATCGCGCCGGACCTCAATCATCATACGTATGATGTATACCGCCGTTCCGCTTATATTGTAGATCAGCGGTGGTCCATTAAACAAAATGCGGCCCGGCAGCGCCATATTGACCAGTCGATTTCGTTTAATCTCTATGTGCCGAATAATATACGCGCATCGGTGTTGCTTGGCCTCCATCTCCAAGCATGGCAATCCGGTATGAAAACGACCTATTACACCCGTTCCACCGCATCGGATATTGAGGAGTGCGAATGGTGTCATTCTTGA
- a CDS encoding uracil-DNA glycosylase, with translation MNSFCPEIWPEDATPPSEKNCKECGLYEQGTRMIWGEGNPKAPIMIVLDNPGAREDREGTPMVCGTRQTLQQAAFEAGLSKDSLYVTYVLKRKPIRAYDKETVRHICIRHLVRQLEEQQPELVLCLGNVAVQSFFQNPEAEVKQLRGSWHDVRGYRTAVAYHPLAARRRPNLYPLLAEDLKFVAAELEK, from the coding sequence TTGAATTCGTTTTGCCCGGAAATTTGGCCCGAAGACGCGACGCCTCCTTCCGAGAAAAATTGTAAGGAATGCGGGCTCTATGAACAAGGAACTCGTATGATTTGGGGAGAGGGAAATCCCAAAGCTCCTATAATGATTGTCCTCGATAATCCAGGCGCGCGGGAGGATCGTGAAGGGACGCCGATGGTCTGCGGGACGCGACAAACATTGCAGCAGGCCGCTTTTGAGGCGGGCTTATCGAAGGATTCCCTTTATGTCACGTATGTGCTGAAACGAAAGCCGATTCGCGCCTATGACAAAGAAACGGTGCGGCATATTTGCATCCGCCATTTGGTAAGGCAGTTGGAAGAACAGCAACCCGAGCTTGTCCTTTGTCTAGGGAATGTTGCTGTACAGTCATTTTTCCAAAACCCCGAAGCGGAGGTCAAACAATTGCGAGGCAGCTGGCATGATGTCCGGGGCTATCGGACCGCCGTCGCCTATCATCCGCTGGCCGCCAGACGCCGGCCGAATTTATATCCATTGTTGGCGGAGGATTTGAAGTTTGTGGCGGCAGAGTTGGAGAAATGA
- a CDS encoding FtsX-like permease family protein — translation MTALTLFDLVVRSMRKNIKHYYLYFFALIFSVSLYFVFATLQQDSAVAAETLISMKMKNAFAAAGILLIVIAGIFVIYANAIFLRRRSREIGLYQLIGLTKGNVARMLIIENALLSAGALLVGMGAGLLVSRVFLLLLMKLVGFDGFISLSFSMKAVIQTSIVFLAIILLTSAQMLFAVYRNTLLGLFNAEKAGEYPKKPKAIRSAILALLGMGLIGFGYWLSGRMINALFFFNMLAVLATTILGTYLVFRVTISWLMYQIRVRKDGHLGLYNSLSLASLMHRMKGNANSLTIITTLSAMTLAMLAGAYSLYYSTEKDSRKMMPYDFMFSDESSKFKELSGQFLQELDSNGVLFTTTPIEMVPVAGQFEGLPNWFGDKQHSVIVNAKQLREAGLDIGVKGVDTAIIHDSSLEWMLSTLKPPFEITLSEDLVTDEGQKEFRLIAEEVGSGNVLNYPAPGVQIVVENALFEELQKDFLAAGEESGMIKKLAVKLKNPDQLEKAADILAQQKYSELPKGYYTLYRNQMEDNGLLIFIAGFLGLVFLISTGSILYFKQMTEAEQEKRSYATLRQLGFTVQDIMRGIIRKQVFVFGLPLLIGLMHSIFAIKSASFIFMSDITIPAAIAMGLYVLIYLIFAFLTVGYYRKTVKAAL, via the coding sequence GTGACAGCGTTGACGCTCTTTGATCTCGTCGTCCGCAGCATGCGGAAAAATATCAAGCATTACTATTTGTACTTTTTCGCGCTTATTTTCAGCGTATCGCTTTACTTTGTATTTGCGACGCTGCAGCAAGATTCGGCGGTTGCCGCAGAAACGCTCATTTCCATGAAAATGAAGAACGCCTTTGCGGCGGCAGGTATATTATTGATAGTCATTGCAGGCATTTTTGTGATTTATGCGAATGCCATCTTTCTTAGAAGAAGAAGCCGTGAGATTGGACTGTATCAGTTGATTGGCCTGACAAAAGGAAACGTAGCCCGCATGCTGATCATCGAAAACGCATTGCTCAGTGCGGGGGCTTTGCTCGTCGGGATGGGGGCAGGCCTGCTAGTATCTCGTGTATTTTTATTGCTTCTCATGAAATTGGTTGGATTTGATGGTTTTATCAGTCTGTCGTTTTCAATGAAAGCTGTTATCCAAACGAGTATCGTATTCTTGGCGATTATTCTATTAACTTCCGCGCAAATGTTATTTGCCGTGTATCGGAATACACTTTTGGGATTGTTCAACGCCGAAAAAGCGGGAGAATATCCAAAAAAACCGAAAGCGATTCGCTCTGCTATACTCGCTTTACTTGGGATGGGGCTGATCGGATTCGGATATTGGCTCTCGGGACGAATGATCAATGCCTTGTTTTTCTTTAATATGCTCGCTGTTTTGGCAACCACGATTCTTGGAACCTATTTGGTTTTCCGGGTGACGATTAGCTGGCTGATGTACCAGATCCGGGTCAGGAAAGACGGCCACCTCGGATTGTATAATAGTCTGTCCTTGGCATCCCTGATGCACCGGATGAAAGGAAATGCGAATTCCCTCACGATTATTACGACGTTATCCGCAATGACCTTGGCGATGCTGGCGGGAGCTTATTCGCTTTATTACTCTACGGAAAAGGATTCGCGCAAGATGATGCCTTATGATTTCATGTTCAGCGACGAATCCAGCAAATTCAAGGAATTGAGCGGACAATTTCTCCAAGAGCTCGATAGCAATGGGGTTTTATTCACCACAACACCGATTGAGATGGTACCCGTGGCGGGGCAATTTGAGGGATTGCCGAACTGGTTTGGCGATAAACAACACTCCGTCATCGTAAATGCCAAACAGCTTCGGGAGGCGGGACTGGACATCGGGGTGAAGGGCGTGGATACGGCAATTATCCATGATTCCTCTCTTGAGTGGATGCTCAGCACTTTGAAGCCGCCTTTTGAAATTACATTGTCGGAAGACCTGGTTACGGATGAAGGGCAGAAGGAATTCCGGCTGATCGCTGAGGAAGTGGGAAGCGGGAACGTCCTCAATTACCCGGCACCGGGCGTCCAGATTGTTGTAGAGAATGCTCTTTTTGAGGAATTGCAAAAGGATTTCTTGGCGGCTGGAGAAGAATCCGGGATGATTAAGAAACTCGCCGTGAAATTGAAGAATCCCGACCAACTTGAAAAAGCGGCTGACATTTTGGCTCAGCAGAAGTACAGTGAATTGCCGAAGGGCTATTATACGCTTTATCGCAATCAAATGGAGGACAATGGTCTTCTTATTTTCATTGCTGGATTCCTTGGTTTGGTTTTCCTTATCTCAACTGGGAGTATTCTGTATTTCAAACAAATGACAGAAGCGGAGCAGGAGAAACGGAGCTATGCGACGTTGCGCCAATTAGGATTCACGGTGCAGGATATTATGCGCGGCATCATCCGTAAGCAAGTGTTTGTATTTGGATTGCCGTTGCTAATTGGTTTGATGCACTCCATTTTCGCCATCAAGTCCGCGTCGTTCATCTTCATGTCGGATATTACCATACCGGCTGCAATCGCGATGGGGTTGTACGTGCTAATTTATCTGATCTTTGCATTCCTGACGGTCGGCTATTACCGGAAAACGGTGAAAGCGGCGTTATGA
- a CDS encoding ABC transporter ATP-binding protein encodes MESTNTVLHAQNVRKSFGTRGNVQPVLKGIDLRVMEGEFVGIMGPSGAGKTTLLNVLATIDRTTEGSILIGDSDISKMKDRELSAFRRDKLGFIFQDYNLLDTLTVKENILLPVSLGKMKKRVAEDEFKSIAEILGIAELANKYPHEISGGQKQRTSAARALINKPSMVFADEPTGALDSKSASSLLGTLEDVNKKRGVTIMMVTHDPVASSYCSRVVFLKDGMIYSELYRGEQTRQAFFQEILKVQGVLGGDSVDAL; translated from the coding sequence ATGGAGTCAACCAATACTGTGTTACATGCACAAAATGTCCGTAAGTCGTTCGGGACGCGGGGGAATGTGCAACCCGTTTTAAAAGGGATCGATCTGCGCGTGATGGAAGGCGAATTTGTCGGGATTATGGGACCTTCCGGGGCTGGGAAGACCACCTTATTAAACGTCCTTGCGACGATTGACCGCACAACGGAAGGATCGATACTTATCGGAGATTCTGATATTTCGAAGATGAAAGATCGGGAACTCTCCGCATTCCGCCGCGATAAATTAGGGTTCATTTTCCAAGATTATAATTTGCTCGATACACTGACCGTGAAAGAAAATATCCTATTGCCGGTGTCGCTCGGCAAAATGAAAAAGCGGGTGGCGGAAGATGAATTCAAATCGATTGCTGAGATTTTAGGTATTGCCGAGTTAGCGAATAAATACCCACATGAAATATCAGGCGGCCAGAAGCAACGGACATCTGCGGCACGCGCGCTTATTAATAAGCCGTCCATGGTCTTTGCGGATGAACCGACGGGCGCACTTGATTCGAAATCGGCATCGTCGCTTTTAGGTACACTGGAAGATGTCAATAAAAAACGCGGCGTCACAATCATGATGGTAACGCATGACCCCGTTGCATCCAGCTATTGCAGCCGCGTCGTCTTTTTGAAAGATGGGATGATCTATTCCGAACTGTACCGGGGCGAACAGACGAGACAGGCCTTCTTCCAGGAGATTCTGAAAGTGCAAGGCGTGCTCGGGGGTGACAGCGTTGACGCTCTTTGA
- a CDS encoding sensor histidine kinase: MKRMEMFGGYLNDRKSWILFFVGSLAFTDILIWIDKGLAVKPGSILYLNILLISAFIAFFLWRFIKETRFTRELGALLEGPIADWQTALPDPQFVHEDRINELLQQVAEETNRKLAKIQTATIMESDYTAAWVHEVKAPLTAMKMTIDAHRQDPAIRKIEAEWLRVHLLIDRQLYIARMPTLSADYLLEKVEIRELLNPEVRELRSWCIEKNIAVDFDGEDTFVVTDRKWCRFIIRQVLTNAVKYSPVGGTIFLSAKTASDGHIRLTVQDEGPGIPARDLPRIFDKGFTGGTGRLHNAATGLGLYLARQVAEKINISMTAQSELNRGTAVHLTFPNENVFDATRT, from the coding sequence ATGAAAAGGATGGAAATGTTCGGTGGATACCTCAATGATCGGAAAAGTTGGATTCTCTTTTTCGTTGGTTCGCTTGCATTTACTGATATTTTAATTTGGATTGACAAAGGGCTGGCGGTGAAGCCGGGTTCCATTTTATATTTAAATATCCTGCTTATCAGCGCCTTTATCGCGTTCTTTCTATGGCGTTTTATAAAAGAAACAAGATTTACGAGAGAATTAGGGGCTCTATTGGAGGGGCCTATCGCGGATTGGCAAACGGCATTGCCGGATCCACAATTCGTTCATGAAGACAGGATCAATGAATTGCTGCAGCAAGTAGCGGAGGAGACCAATCGGAAACTAGCCAAGATTCAGACAGCGACCATTATGGAAAGTGATTATACCGCGGCTTGGGTGCATGAAGTGAAAGCGCCGTTGACGGCGATGAAAATGACGATTGATGCTCATCGCCAAGACCCGGCCATCCGGAAAATCGAAGCGGAGTGGCTGCGTGTGCATTTGCTCATCGATCGTCAGCTATATATAGCCCGCATGCCGACGCTGAGTGCGGATTATCTGTTGGAGAAAGTCGAAATTCGGGAGCTGCTCAATCCCGAAGTTCGGGAACTGCGGTCTTGGTGCATTGAGAAAAATATTGCGGTCGATTTTGACGGGGAGGACACTTTCGTCGTCACCGATAGAAAGTGGTGCCGGTTCATCATCCGGCAAGTGTTGACGAATGCGGTGAAATACAGTCCTGTCGGCGGCACGATTTTCCTGTCAGCGAAAACAGCATCAGACGGACATATCAGATTGACCGTGCAAGATGAAGGACCCGGCATTCCTGCTCGTGATCTTCCGCGCATTTTCGACAAAGGATTTACAGGCGGTACGGGAAGGCTCCATAATGCGGCGACCGGGCTCGGTTTGTATCTAGCTCGGCAGGTAGCGGAAAAAATCAACATTTCAATGACCGCGCAATCCGAACTGAATAGAGGAACCGCTGTGCACCTGACATTCCCGAACGAAAACGTCTTCGATGCTACACGAACGTGA
- a CDS encoding response regulator transcription factor, producing MNIFIVEDDTAIFQSLKERLEQWAFRVSGPVNFQDVMGAFVENEPHLVILDIQLPAYDGFHWCREIRAVSKVPIIFLSSRDHPMDMVMAMNMGADDYIQKPFHTDVMLAKIQAVLRRTYAYGEEATDLLEWNGAVIDLKKGIIRIEGKEIELTKNEFFILSILVESKDEIISRDELIRKLWDDERFVNDNTLTVNITRLRQKLADIGLGDAIVTKKGMGYMAVTL from the coding sequence ATGAATATTTTTATTGTGGAAGACGACACGGCGATTTTTCAATCCTTAAAGGAGCGTTTGGAACAATGGGCTTTCCGAGTGTCGGGGCCGGTTAATTTCCAGGATGTCATGGGGGCTTTCGTTGAAAATGAACCGCATCTCGTCATTTTGGATATCCAGCTTCCGGCGTATGACGGTTTCCATTGGTGTCGGGAAATACGGGCCGTATCGAAAGTGCCGATCATTTTCCTCTCTTCCCGGGATCATCCGATGGACATGGTCATGGCGATGAATATGGGGGCGGATGATTATATCCAGAAACCATTCCACACGGATGTCATGCTTGCGAAAATTCAAGCGGTTCTTCGAAGGACGTATGCGTACGGGGAAGAGGCGACGGATTTATTGGAATGGAACGGCGCGGTCATTGATTTGAAAAAAGGTATAATCCGGATAGAAGGCAAGGAAATTGAATTAACGAAAAATGAATTTTTCATTTTGAGCATATTGGTGGAATCCAAAGATGAAATCATCTCGCGGGATGAACTGATTCGCAAGCTGTGGGATGATGAGCGATTTGTGAATGACAATACATTGACGGTGAACATTACGCGATTGCGCCAGAAGCTTGCGGATATCGGGTTGGGGGATGCCATCGTGACGAAAAAAGGGATGGGTTATATGGCGGTCACCTTATGA